In the Triticum aestivum cultivar Chinese Spring chromosome 2B, IWGSC CS RefSeq v2.1, whole genome shotgun sequence genome, GCCAGTATGTCCGCTTTACTGAATTTGACGTTTTCTTTTGCACGGATCCCCTCACGCAGCATGGCCGTCGATGCGCTGCGTGCATCTACCGCTGCGTGCAGGACGGCCGCTCTCGAGACGAGACAGGATATATTTGCATTTTACACTGGATACATACACATCACCTACGAGGGGTAACGCTGCGCATGCACCCGGCTACTCCTTCACAAAACACATACTTAGCGTAACCGATCTGACATTCCATATGACCAGATAAAAACAATAAGTTCAAATTAAGATGGCAAAATACTTGGTAGAAAATTAAGCAGGGTTGCTCAAATTTAATTAGCACTACAGTTTTTCGTACGGACCATCTCAGACTGAGACTGCAATAAAGTCAACCAAGATCAGCTTATGTTCAATAATACCCGGTGAACCAACATGCCAAAAACTCCCTTCAGACTAAGAACAAGCAGTTTCAGCTAGCTGTGAGCCTTATGGTTTCTTCAGGCCCTCAACCAATGATTTCAGTAGTTCTTTCGAGATCCTATCATCATGAGCTTTCGACATGTCTTTGTAGGCTCGAAAACAAGGATACTTATTCACCAGAGCTTCATATTTAGATGCATCGTTCACCAATCTTAGTGCCTCATCTTTTGAAACCTGGAAGAAACATGATTTAGACCAAGTGACAAGTTTGCAAGAAATGGGATAGCACGCAGCTGATAAGACATTCACAAAATAGTATCTACAATTTACCAGAGAAGAATTGCCAACTTTTTTAGGCTTCCATATAATCTTCAGAGCTGTTGCAATGTCCAGTAAGCTCCAACCCTCACAGCTGATGCCAGACACATCCTTAATGACAGCACCTGCTTCGCGCAAGACTAGAGAATATTTCTTCTCAACATAATCACACGCAGACAATGTGGAAGCCGTCGCAACAATTTGTTCATTGACCTGGAGACAAAGAAGATTGCTTCATCACTAACGAAGAGATGCTAAGCACAATTTTTTTACTGAAGTTGCATCCAAAACTTTGGTCCATGGCAACTAATTAACTCACCATCTCTGGTTTGACATTGCAGCCATAACACTTCAAGAATTCTTGCAATCCCTTACTCGGGAGGCGGTCCTCTTTAGCCAGCTGTGATTTTTCTATAGGTATCAAACCTGGCATGCAATTCTGTATGCCCCACATTACCTCCATCACCCGTTCATTATACAGGCATTCTATTTCCTGGAATAAGTCACAGCGAAAATCATGATCAAAGTTGCTCAAAGGTATAGGTAAAGCAGGAACTTATACTCACCAATCTCTCTTCAGTGATTTTCTTATATTCAGGCTTTCCGACTGCCATTTTCTTCCCAGGGAGCCACACCCTGATCATCTCAGCAAGTCTTTCACTGACACCAGTGTTCTGATTAATGGCACTGGACTTGTCCTCAAAAGTTTGGAACTCCGTCAGTAAAACAACCTGATGAAGAAATAAAACAAGGGTAGGGGGTAAAACAAAACAATTGATCAAGTATCATGTCATGTCTCTCGACAAGGAGAGGGGGCTGATTCAATAATTATATCTCAACCGTAACGATGTACCCATGTTCCAAGTCCTCATTCATCAAAATACCAGTGCAATTCAGATTACGTTCATAAACAAAGGTGCTGCTCTTCATAGAAGCACATCAAACGAATTCTTTAGAAATACTGTTACACCCATGGTGGACATTTAGCAGTGGTAGTTTTTGGGCATGCATGCATTCGGGTCCAGGCTACATGCTTTACAACCAGATTTATGAGGGAAAGTTGTGTTAACCTCTTAATTATTTAATTAAGAAGTAATGAAGAATATGTTTGTGTTGCTCCTTCaacacaaaacaaaataaattaacagaaaaggatgATGCAGGAAACCGAAGGAAAGGAGGCACTAACCCCTTTTGCCGTGTTACTGTCAGCGACATTAAGCCATATGTCCTGCAGGAGACGAGGATAAAACAGAAAAGTAGGTAAATGACATGGACAACAAGAGGAAGCAAGCAAGCACATCAGTAACCAAGGAAGGAAGAACATATATATAGTACCTCCAGAGATCTAGGTGGGTTAATGAGTGACCCACAAAAACGGAAGACCGCAAAGCCAGAGGGTGTCTCGAACAGAAGCAGCATTTATTCACGGTCAGCTGCAAACAAGTTAGCAGACTAAAGCAAGCATGATTACCAAGAAAAGAAAACACAGAATTCAGATATGAAGCGTGATGCCAGCGGCCCTTGCGATAGCAAACTAGGGGCTATTAAGAATACCAGCTTGACCACCCCTGGCACGGCCCACTGGATTGGCTGCCCATCATACCCACAATATGGCCTGTTTAATGGGTCATCTTTCACCCTGTGCTTCTGTGGGAGCGGGGCGACCCCGTCAAGGTCGCTCCTCTCCTCGCGTCCAATGCTTCTGCACGTCTGCTGGGTGTGCTGACCTCCACTCAGATGCCACCGCCTGGGCTTCCCACCACCTGATCCTCCACAGATTTCGCCGTTACCCATGGCGAGCCCTCGGAAGCCTATATATTGTCTAGCTTCTAGCCGGCGCACTCAACTGTTCCATGCCATTCAGTGGAACGTTCCAGCGATGGAAGGCAATTGTTCCCACCAGTTGGAAATAAATTTCCCAAGGGCGCAGCGGGAGCAAGAGTTCTAGCGGTAGCCCGGAGGTGTTTGCGGTGGCAACTGGCAAGCAGTTGATGCTGCCTGGAAGTACCAACTCAGCTGTGCAAGCAAAGCTGAGGCGGGAGTGTGAGAAACCAATAATGCTGCTAGATCTACAGGCTGAATCCTAGGCACTAATCTTACGGACAGTATGATGTT is a window encoding:
- the LOC123039567 gene encoding uncharacterized protein — its product is MKSSTFVYERNLNCTGILMNEDLEHGYIVTVVLLTEFQTFEDKSSAINQNTGVSERLAEMIRVWLPGKKMAVGKPEYKKITEERLEIECLYNERVMEVMWGIQNCMPGLIPIEKSQLAKEDRLPSKGLQEFLKCYGCNVKPEMVNEQIVATASTLSACDYVEKKYSLVLREAGAVIKDVSGISCEGWSLLDIATALKIIWKPKKVGNSSLVSKDEALRLVNDASKYEALVNKYPCFRAYKDMSKAHDDRISKELLKSLVEGLKKP